The following proteins come from a genomic window of Lycium ferocissimum isolate CSIRO_LF1 chromosome 4, AGI_CSIRO_Lferr_CH_V1, whole genome shotgun sequence:
- the LOC132051549 gene encoding uncharacterized protein LOC132051549 isoform X1, producing MRPSKKDKAKKNSTELSTESAKYPGCIRAVAPSSVAITIHAKPGSKQATVTDMNDDAVGVQIDAPAKDGEANAALLDYISSVIFILSWFVLKRKPKEKCYRNTKLILVLWILERESTCKLWELLGSKKDKFL from the exons ATGCGTCCCTCGAAGAAAGACAAGGCTAAAAAGAACTCAACGGAGTTATCCACTGAGTCAGCCAAATATCCAGGGTGTATTCGTGCCGTTGCTCCATCCTCCGTGGCGATCACCATCCATGCCAAGCCAGGCTCCAAACAAGCCACCGTCACAGATATGAATGATGACGCAGTTGGTGTCCAAATTGACGCACCTGCCAAAGATGGTGAAGCTAATGCTGCTCTTCTCGACTATATAAGCTCC GTGATTTTCATCTTGAGTTGGTTTGTCTTAAAAAGGAAGCCGAAAGAAAAATGTTACAGGAATACTAAACTCATCCTTGTTCTTTGGATCTTGGAGAGGGAAAGTACTTGCAAATTGTGGGA